The following proteins come from a genomic window of Leptolyngbya iicbica LK:
- a CDS encoding type II toxin-antitoxin system PemK/MazF family toxin — protein MSINPGDVVTVDFPGVTGTKRRPAVVLSSTTYHTHRPDVIIGLVTSQTQNMGVTDYELQDWQIAGLRVKSIFRSFVVTLPRSANLVVIGQLSERDWQGVSACIRAAMATV, from the coding sequence GTGAGCATTAATCCAGGCGACGTTGTAACCGTTGACTTCCCAGGAGTTACAGGCACTAAACGTCGTCCCGCTGTCGTCCTTTCATCAACTACGTACCACACCCATCGTCCTGATGTGATTATTGGACTAGTGACTTCGCAGACCCAAAACATGGGCGTCACTGATTACGAGCTACAAGACTGGCAAATCGCTGGACTAAGGGTTAAGTCAATTTTCCGCAGCTTCGTCGTGACTTTGCCCCGCTCAGCCAACCTAGTCGTAATTGGTCAGTTATCCGAACGCGACTGGCAAGGTGTGAGCGCTTGTATCAGGGCTGCTATGGCGACTGTCTGA
- the cbiD gene encoding cobalt-precorrin-5B (C(1))-methyltransferase CbiD: MLPDTNLSPDPRAGYTLPVFACASAIAALQKLIAPDQTLDTVEVNLINPERTASIPVEQVAQLPDGSALAITRSDPGDNLDLTRHTPIWAVVSWGSARQPDRIRLEGGEGVGKLENQGDRPAIYAYAQQVMQANLEPLLPPDKSLQVTIILPEGRSLALRTSNAAFGVVDGLSLLGTSGISEPLSAPGQLEAFRQNVREQAQQFDTLVFCVGENGLQRALTLGIAAERRVKTGNWLGPLLIEAALCGVQGILLLGYHGKLIKLAGGIFHTHHYVADGRQEILSAIAAAQGLPTADVQQLLAAATVEAGLTHLRQLDQAQSQDWVQRIYQPLVERIDQRAIAYIQANADRSITVGAAVFDRQREIVAQSDRATTLLQALLVSC, translated from the coding sequence ATGCTGCCCGATACGAATCTATCGCCAGACCCCAGAGCCGGATACACCTTGCCCGTGTTTGCCTGTGCCAGTGCGATCGCGGCCTTGCAGAAGTTGATCGCCCCCGACCAGACGCTAGATACTGTCGAGGTGAATTTGATTAACCCAGAACGCACTGCCAGCATTCCCGTCGAGCAAGTGGCGCAGTTGCCCGATGGATCAGCCCTGGCCATTACCCGCAGTGATCCTGGCGACAATCTCGATTTGACACGCCACACCCCTATCTGGGCCGTGGTGAGTTGGGGTTCGGCACGGCAGCCCGATCGCATTCGCCTTGAGGGCGGCGAGGGGGTAGGAAAACTGGAAAATCAGGGCGATCGCCCCGCGATCTATGCCTATGCTCAGCAGGTGATGCAGGCAAATCTAGAGCCGCTGCTCCCCCCGGACAAATCGCTCCAGGTGACGATTATTTTGCCCGAGGGGCGATCGCTGGCCCTGCGAACTTCCAATGCCGCCTTTGGCGTGGTAGACGGCCTGTCTTTGCTGGGTACGTCGGGCATTTCCGAGCCGCTCAGTGCGCCGGGGCAACTCGAAGCCTTTCGCCAAAATGTGCGAGAGCAGGCCCAGCAGTTCGATACACTCGTCTTTTGCGTGGGGGAAAATGGCTTGCAGCGGGCGCTGACGTTGGGCATTGCCGCCGAGCGACGGGTCAAAACGGGCAACTGGCTTGGCCCGCTATTGATCGAAGCGGCGCTATGCGGCGTCCAGGGCATTTTGCTGTTGGGCTATCACGGCAAGCTAATCAAACTGGCGGGGGGCATTTTCCACACCCATCATTATGTCGCCGACGGTCGCCAGGAAATTTTGAGTGCGATCGCTGCCGCCCAAGGACTACCCACCGCCGACGTCCAGCAATTGCTCGCCGCTGCAACGGTAGAAGCTGGATTGACTCACCTGCGGCAACTGGATCAAGCTCAATCGCAAGACTGGGTGCAGCGCATTTATCAGCCTCTCGTAGAACGGATTGATCAACGGGCGATCGCCTACATCCAGGCCAACGCCGATCGTTCCATCACGGTGGGAGCCGCCGTCTTTGATCGCCAGCGAGAAATCGTGGCCCAGAGCGATCGAGCCACCACACTCCTGCAAGCTCTTTTGGTAAGCTGTTAG
- a CDS encoding ABC transporter ATP-binding protein, translating into MLSIRNLSKTYRGRQALQNLSLDILPGEVYGLLGPNGAGKTTTINLICGLLQADEGQVLVNNQVAGSATKPWIGVMPQENLLYRSLTCEENLQFFAKIYGLPRRRRSLRIQDCLAAVSLSDRAHTPVENLSGGMQRRLSLAVAIVHSPKLLILDEPTTGLDIEARHEVWNLIRLLSREQGMTILLTTHLLDEAERLCQRIGIIKQGQLLTEGTLPDLRQRIPACEIMTVETKEPEAAIARAQELGFTPRRYGSELAFWVPDELELRDLLARFDGVPLDAISRSPVKLEHIYLEVTQGTIQTEEAIEVE; encoded by the coding sequence ATGCTGTCGATTCGCAATTTGAGCAAAACCTATCGGGGGCGGCAAGCGCTGCAAAATCTGAGTTTAGACATTTTGCCGGGGGAAGTTTACGGGCTATTGGGGCCAAACGGTGCCGGCAAAACCACCACCATTAATCTGATTTGTGGGTTGTTGCAGGCAGATGAGGGGCAGGTGCTGGTCAATAACCAGGTGGCGGGAAGCGCGACGAAACCTTGGATTGGCGTCATGCCCCAGGAAAATTTGCTGTATCGATCGCTCACCTGCGAAGAGAACCTCCAATTTTTTGCCAAGATTTATGGGCTGCCCCGACGACGGCGATCGCTCCGCATTCAAGACTGTTTGGCGGCGGTGAGTTTGAGCGATCGCGCCCACACCCCAGTGGAAAACCTGAGCGGCGGGATGCAGCGGCGGTTGAGCTTGGCGGTGGCGATCGTCCATTCGCCCAAATTACTGATCCTCGACGAACCCACCACCGGGCTAGATATCGAAGCCCGGCACGAAGTGTGGAACTTGATTCGGCTGCTGAGTCGCGAGCAGGGCATGACCATTTTGCTCACGACTCATTTATTGGACGAGGCGGAACGACTGTGTCAACGCATCGGCATTATTAAGCAGGGCCAGCTGTTGACTGAGGGGACCTTGCCCGATCTGCGGCAGCGCATTCCCGCCTGCGAAATTATGACGGTGGAAACGAAGGAACCGGAGGCCGCGATCGCCCGCGCCCAGGAATTGGGCTTCACGCCTCGTCGCTATGGCTCAGAGCTGGCCTTCTGGGTGCCCGACGAGCTGGAACTGCGCGATTTGCTGGCGCGGTTCGACGGGGTGCCCCTCGATGCCATTTCCCGTAGCCCCGTCAAACTAGAGCACATTTATTTAGAGGTCACCCAAGGCACTATCCAGACTGAGGAGGCGATCGAAGTGGAGTAA
- a CDS encoding PEP-CTERM sorting domain-containing protein (PEP-CTERM proteins occur, often in large numbers, in the proteomes of bacteria that also encode an exosortase, a predicted intramembrane cysteine proteinase. The presence of a PEP-CTERM domain at a protein's C-terminus predicts cleavage within the sorting domain, followed by covalent anchoring to some some component of the (usually Gram-negative) cell surface. Many PEP-CTERM proteins exhibit an unusual sequence composition that includes large numbers of potential glycosylation sites. Expression of one such protein has been shown restore the ability of a bacterium to form floc, a type of biofilm.) — protein MKSSLTGLTLGVALTAGLVMAGSQSAEAASVKATVTADNFYGLFYGNEDGSILNFVGRNETGGSGAPGRYNWSLPETWNFEVNNNDYLYLVTWDDASVAEAWIGEFEVDGEKLLSSAEDWEYIFNEDNPFTRAGNPVPEADELGTAISAGGWQDGTTVGKNGIRPWNTIAGIDSDADWLKTAERGADMYTIFRTKVSLTETAGVADVPEPASMLGLLAVGAVGAGSVLKKKASA, from the coding sequence ATGAAATCATCCCTTACTGGCTTAACTCTAGGCGTCGCGCTCACCGCTGGTTTAGTAATGGCGGGTTCGCAGTCAGCAGAAGCTGCCAGTGTAAAAGCGACCGTCACAGCAGATAACTTTTATGGATTGTTTTATGGCAACGAAGATGGCAGCATCCTGAACTTTGTAGGGCGTAACGAAACAGGCGGTTCTGGTGCTCCAGGTCGGTATAACTGGTCTCTGCCCGAAACCTGGAACTTTGAGGTGAACAATAACGATTATTTGTATTTAGTAACTTGGGACGATGCTTCTGTCGCTGAAGCCTGGATTGGCGAGTTTGAAGTCGATGGTGAGAAACTCCTGTCGAGCGCAGAAGACTGGGAATATATCTTCAACGAAGATAACCCGTTTACTCGCGCTGGCAACCCAGTGCCTGAGGCCGATGAACTCGGAACAGCCATTAGTGCCGGGGGTTGGCAAGACGGTACCACAGTTGGGAAGAATGGTATTCGGCCCTGGAATACCATTGCCGGAATCGATAGTGATGCAGACTGGCTTAAGACTGCTGAGCGGGGGGCTGACATGTACACTATTTTCCGGACTAAGGTCTCTTTGACTGAGACTGCGGGCGTCGCTGATGTCCCTGAACCCGCATCTATGTTGGGTTTGCTGGCGGTTGGTGCGGTCGGTGCGGGGAGCGTGCTGAAGAAGAAAGCATCAGCTTAA
- a CDS encoding PAS domain S-box protein, translating to MLALLPNTASYIPHGHCYLWQTPLVTLHVAADSLIAIAYFSIPLLLIYFIRQRRDLPFPGIFWLFSGFIVSCGITHLFAIWTLWHPTYWLSGAAKAFTAWISITTAIWLLPSLRKALALPSLTEMRNLNENLRQEIDDRKQIEIALKKSELKFRGIFDQMYQFIGLLTPEGILLEANRAALEFGGTEIEAVRGKPFWEIVWWQISPQTQARLREAIAQAAQGEFVRYEVEVQGANGAVITIDFSLRPVLDEAGQVVLLIPEGRDISDRIQAEKALQLQAVITRNMAEGICLVRADNGIIVYANPKFERMFGYDSGELNGQPVAVVNHPDAAMSPEVVMGSIRDLVLAKKEATYEVYNIKKDGTPVWCEATTAVFDHPDYGTVLVAVQQDISDRKTAEAQAQIKASLEEKELLLKEIYHRVKNNLQVIFSLLNLQANNLDDAHAKAALRESQNRIIAMSLVHEKLYQSSDLAHIELSDYVTSLAKSLLETYRFEVSKVSLDIKIAHCCLDIETAIPCGLILNELITNSLKYAYPQGQPGILSIESKSSDARRIVLTIRDNGIGLSPGFDLQQISSLGLQLVRNLAKQLRGEIQIVPSSLGTEFELSFPQP from the coding sequence ATGCTTGCCCTTTTGCCCAATACTGCGAGCTATATCCCCCATGGGCATTGTTACCTGTGGCAAACACCGTTGGTAACGCTGCATGTCGCTGCGGATAGCTTGATTGCGATCGCCTACTTTTCCATTCCCCTTCTGCTGATTTACTTTATCCGGCAGCGCCGTGATCTACCTTTTCCGGGAATTTTTTGGCTGTTCAGCGGCTTTATTGTGTCCTGCGGCATTACCCATCTGTTTGCCATCTGGACGCTCTGGCACCCCACCTATTGGCTGTCGGGTGCCGCCAAAGCATTTACCGCTTGGATTTCCATCACGACCGCGATTTGGCTTCTACCATCGCTGCGTAAGGCGCTGGCCCTGCCTAGCCTGACCGAAATGCGTAACCTCAACGAAAACCTGCGACAAGAAATCGACGATCGCAAGCAGATCGAAATTGCCCTAAAAAAGAGCGAACTCAAGTTTCGCGGCATTTTTGACCAGATGTATCAATTCATCGGGCTGCTGACTCCCGAGGGCATCTTGCTAGAGGCGAATCGTGCGGCCCTCGAATTTGGCGGTACCGAGATCGAGGCGGTGCGGGGTAAACCGTTTTGGGAGATTGTCTGGTGGCAAATCTCGCCTCAAACTCAAGCAAGATTACGGGAGGCGATCGCCCAAGCGGCCCAGGGCGAGTTTGTGCGCTACGAAGTGGAAGTGCAAGGCGCTAACGGCGCTGTGATTACGATCGACTTTTCGCTGCGGCCCGTGTTGGATGAGGCGGGACAAGTCGTGTTGCTGATTCCTGAGGGGCGGGATATTAGCGATCGCATCCAAGCCGAAAAGGCCCTGCAACTGCAAGCCGTGATTACTCGCAACATGGCCGAAGGCATCTGTTTAGTGCGGGCCGACAACGGCATCATCGTCTACGCCAACCCCAAATTTGAACGGATGTTTGGCTACGATTCCGGTGAGCTGAATGGGCAACCCGTCGCCGTTGTGAATCATCCCGATGCGGCGATGTCTCCAGAGGTCGTCATGGGCTCAATTCGAGATCTGGTGTTGGCGAAAAAAGAAGCCACCTATGAGGTTTACAACATCAAAAAAGATGGCACCCCGGTGTGGTGTGAAGCGACCACCGCCGTGTTTGACCATCCGGACTATGGCACTGTGCTGGTGGCGGTGCAACAGGATATTAGCGATCGTAAAACCGCTGAAGCTCAAGCCCAAATCAAAGCCTCTTTAGAAGAAAAGGAACTCCTACTTAAGGAAATCTACCATCGTGTCAAAAACAACCTACAGGTTATCTTTAGCCTACTTAATTTACAGGCCAATAATTTAGACGATGCCCATGCCAAGGCGGCCCTGCGGGAGAGTCAGAATCGCATTATTGCCATGTCACTGGTTCACGAAAAACTCTATCAATCGAGTGATTTAGCTCATATCGAGCTCTCTGACTATGTGACCAGTTTGGCCAAAAGTCTGCTCGAAACCTATCGCTTTGAAGTCAGTAAAGTTTCTCTTGACATTAAGATTGCTCACTGTTGTCTAGACATTGAGACCGCAATTCCTTGCGGCTTAATCCTCAACGAGCTCATTACCAATTCACTAAAATATGCGTATCCCCAGGGCCAACCCGGGATCTTGTCCATTGAGTCAAAGAGTTCGGATGCCCGACGCATTGTCCTGACGATTAGAGATAACGGGATTGGTTTATCCCCGGGCTTTGATCTACAACAGATATCTTCTTTGGGCCTCCAACTGGTCAGGAATTTAGCTAAGCAGCTGCGCGGTGAAATTCAGATTGTTCCCTCCTCTCTCGGCACCGAATTTGAGCTCTCTTTTCCACAACCATAA
- the moaA gene encoding GTP 3',8-cyclase MoaA: MNPIDYLRISLIDRCNFQCQYCMPEGADLTYVLQQDWLTRDELRTLLQHVFIPVGFTRFRLTGGEPLLRPDVVEIVGDIAQLPQTQDLAMTTNAFLLAQKAEALWQAGLRRINISLDSLDPDTFQTIIGGRGKSRWHEVWAGIQAAHRVGFAPLKLNVVVIPGVNDGEILDLAALTLEREWHVRFIEFMPIGNGDLFAHRGWIPSEELRQRIRDRWGLVESRVRGNGPADVFQIPGAQGTLGFISQMSECFCDRCNRMRLSADGWLRPCLLNETGQINLREQLRSGVPLADIRAQVAELVGAKPDINFKMRESGTTGAYSRTMSQIGG; this comes from the coding sequence ATGAACCCTATCGACTATCTCCGCATCAGTCTGATCGATCGCTGCAACTTTCAGTGTCAGTACTGTATGCCGGAGGGGGCAGACCTCACGTATGTCCTCCAGCAAGATTGGCTCACCCGAGACGAATTGCGCACCTTGCTGCAACACGTGTTTATCCCCGTCGGTTTCACCCGCTTTCGCCTGACTGGGGGCGAGCCATTGCTGCGACCCGACGTGGTGGAAATTGTCGGCGATATCGCCCAGTTGCCCCAAACCCAGGATCTGGCCATGACCACTAACGCCTTCCTCCTGGCTCAAAAGGCCGAGGCGTTGTGGCAAGCCGGACTGCGCCGCATCAACATTAGCCTGGATTCCCTCGACCCCGACACCTTTCAAACCATTATTGGGGGACGGGGCAAATCGCGCTGGCATGAGGTTTGGGCGGGCATTCAAGCGGCTCACCGCGTCGGCTTTGCGCCGCTGAAGCTCAATGTCGTGGTGATTCCAGGCGTCAACGATGGCGAAATTTTGGATCTGGCGGCGCTAACGCTGGAGCGGGAGTGGCATGTTCGGTTTATCGAATTCATGCCCATCGGGAACGGCGACCTGTTTGCCCATCGCGGGTGGATTCCGTCGGAGGAACTGCGGCAGCGGATTCGCGATCGCTGGGGCCTGGTGGAAAGTCGCGTGCGGGGCAATGGCCCAGCGGATGTTTTTCAGATTCCTGGAGCGCAGGGCACGCTGGGCTTCATTAGCCAAATGTCGGAGTGCTTTTGCGATCGCTGCAACCGGATGCGGCTCTCGGCAGATGGCTGGCTGCGCCCCTGTCTGCTGAACGAAACCGGGCAAATCAACTTGCGGGAACAGTTGCGCAGCGGCGTCCCCCTGGCCGATATCCGCGCCCAAGTGGCCGAATTGGTGGGGGCGAAACCCGACATCAATTTCAAAATGCGAGAATCGGGCACTACCGGGGCCTACAGCCGCACTATGTCGCAAATTGGCGGGTAA
- the guaA gene encoding glutamine-hydrolyzing GMP synthase — translation MTSQTHTPTTPAEPSTTALNRQMLVILDFGSQYSELIARRIRETEVYSEVLSYRTTAEQLKQLNPQGIILSGGPNSVYDQGAPHCDPEIWNLGIPVLGVCYGMQLMVQQLGGQVERATRAEYGKASLLIDDPTDLLTNVEDGSTMWMSHGDSVTQMPAGFEVLAHTENTPSAAIADHQRKFYGVQFHPEVVHSIGGQALIRNFVYHICDCQPTWTTEAFIEEAVREVRAKVGDRRVLLALSGGVDSSTLAFLLNKAIGDKLTCMFIDQGFMRKGEPERLVKLFEEEFHIHVSYVNARDRFLAKVEGVTDPEVKRKRIGHEFIRVFEEESRRLGPFDYLAQGTLYPDVIESADTNVDPKTGERVAVKIKSHHNVGGLPKDLQFKLVEPLRKLFKDEVRKLGRSLGLPEEIVRRHPFPGPGLAIRILGEVTAEKLNILRDADYIVREEIRIRGMYHDFWQAFAVLLPVRSVGVMGDQRTYAYPIVLRCVSSEDGMTADWSRAPYDLLEAISNRIVNEVKGVNRVVYDITSKPPGTIEWE, via the coding sequence GTGACTTCCCAAACTCACACTCCCACGACCCCTGCCGAGCCCAGCACCACTGCCCTCAATCGGCAGATGTTGGTAATTCTTGATTTTGGCTCTCAATATTCCGAACTGATCGCCCGTCGCATTCGCGAAACTGAAGTTTATTCCGAAGTTTTGTCCTATCGCACCACGGCGGAACAGCTCAAGCAGCTCAATCCCCAGGGCATTATTTTGTCGGGTGGCCCCAATTCGGTATATGACCAAGGGGCTCCCCACTGTGATCCCGAAATCTGGAACTTGGGCATTCCCGTACTGGGCGTCTGTTACGGCATGCAGCTCATGGTGCAGCAACTCGGCGGTCAGGTTGAGCGGGCAACCCGGGCCGAATACGGCAAGGCGTCCCTGTTGATCGACGACCCGACTGATTTGCTCACAAATGTGGAAGATGGTTCCACGATGTGGATGAGCCACGGCGACTCGGTGACTCAAATGCCCGCTGGCTTTGAGGTGCTGGCTCACACAGAAAATACGCCCAGTGCAGCGATCGCCGACCACCAGCGCAAGTTTTACGGCGTGCAGTTTCACCCCGAAGTGGTCCACTCCATCGGGGGCCAAGCGCTGATTCGCAATTTCGTTTACCACATTTGCGATTGCCAGCCCACCTGGACGACGGAAGCCTTTATCGAAGAGGCCGTGCGCGAGGTGCGGGCTAAAGTCGGCGATCGCCGGGTGTTGCTGGCCCTCTCCGGCGGGGTTGATTCTTCCACGCTGGCGTTTTTGCTGAACAAAGCGATCGGCGACAAACTCACCTGCATGTTTATCGATCAAGGGTTCATGCGCAAAGGGGAACCCGAACGTCTGGTCAAGCTCTTTGAAGAGGAATTCCACATTCACGTGAGCTATGTGAATGCCCGCGATCGCTTCCTGGCCAAGGTCGAAGGGGTCACCGATCCCGAGGTAAAACGTAAGCGCATCGGCCACGAATTTATCCGCGTGTTCGAAGAAGAATCACGCCGTCTTGGTCCTTTCGATTACTTAGCCCAAGGTACGCTGTACCCCGACGTGATTGAGTCCGCCGACACGAACGTCGATCCCAAAACAGGTGAGCGTGTCGCGGTGAAAATCAAGAGCCACCATAACGTCGGCGGCCTGCCCAAAGACCTGCAATTCAAGCTGGTCGAACCGCTCCGCAAACTATTCAAAGATGAAGTGCGAAAGTTAGGGCGATCGCTTGGCTTACCCGAAGAGATCGTGCGTCGTCATCCCTTCCCTGGACCAGGTTTGGCGATTCGCATTCTAGGCGAAGTCACCGCCGAGAAGCTGAATATCCTGCGCGATGCCGACTACATCGTGCGCGAAGAAATTCGGATTCGCGGCATGTACCACGATTTTTGGCAGGCGTTTGCCGTGCTGCTGCCGGTGCGCAGCGTCGGCGTCATGGGCGACCAGCGCACTTACGCTTATCCCATCGTGCTGCGCTGTGTCTCCAGCGAAGATGGCATGACAGCGGACTGGTCCCGTGCTCCTTACGACCTGCTCGAAGCGATCTCCAACCGCATCGTCAACGAGGTGAAAGGCGTCAATCGAGTGGTGTATGACATCACCTCTAAGCCCCCTGGCACTATCGAGTGGGAATAG
- the mnmE gene encoding tRNA uridine-5-carboxymethylaminomethyl(34) synthesis GTPase MnmE codes for MGQEIVQGETIAAIATAIVPQQGSVGIVRLSGAAAGAIAQTLFHAPGRQQWESHRILYGYVRDPRTQQTVDEALLLLMASPRSYTREDVVEFHCHGGIMAVQQVLQLCLAQGARLAQPGEFTLRAFLNGRLDLTQAESISELVGAQSPQAAQTALAGVQGKLTTPIRELRSACLDILAEVEARIDFEDDLPPLDEAAVVDQLAQVLQSVTAILATAHQGELLRDGLKVAIVGRPNVGKSSLLNAWSRSDRAIVTDLPGTTRDVVESQLVVGGIPIQVLDTAGIREASDQVEKMGIERSRSAAQSADLVLFTIDAQQGWTPADEQLYQLIRERPIILVINKQDLLESAASLGLPDRELPQVYTAAALNQGITDLETVILQVVEGDRLQASNVDITINQRQAAALTRARAALEQVQTTIADQLPLDFWTIDLRAAVHALGEVTGEEITESMLDEIFSRFCIGK; via the coding sequence ATGGGACAGGAGATTGTGCAGGGGGAAACGATCGCGGCGATCGCGACGGCGATTGTGCCCCAGCAGGGCAGTGTGGGCATTGTGCGGCTGTCGGGAGCGGCAGCGGGAGCGATTGCCCAGACGCTGTTTCACGCGCCGGGACGACAACAGTGGGAAAGTCATCGCATTTTGTATGGTTACGTCCGCGATCCGCGCACCCAGCAGACGGTGGATGAGGCCCTCCTGCTGCTAATGGCGTCGCCCCGTTCCTACACCCGCGAAGATGTGGTGGAATTTCACTGTCACGGGGGCATCATGGCGGTGCAGCAAGTGCTGCAACTGTGTTTGGCCCAGGGTGCGCGATTGGCCCAACCGGGAGAATTCACCCTCCGCGCCTTTCTCAATGGTCGGCTCGACTTGACCCAGGCCGAGAGCATTTCGGAACTGGTGGGAGCCCAGTCGCCCCAGGCAGCCCAAACCGCGCTGGCTGGAGTACAAGGCAAACTCACAACCCCGATTCGCGAATTGCGATCGGCCTGTCTCGACATTTTGGCCGAGGTCGAAGCCCGCATCGATTTTGAAGATGACCTGCCGCCACTGGATGAAGCCGCAGTGGTCGACCAACTGGCACAGGTGTTGCAGTCAGTAACGGCGATCCTGGCGACAGCACACCAGGGAGAACTGTTGCGAGATGGGCTGAAGGTGGCGATTGTGGGACGGCCTAATGTCGGCAAGTCGAGTTTGTTGAATGCTTGGAGTCGCAGCGATCGCGCCATCGTCACCGACTTACCAGGCACCACCCGCGATGTGGTGGAATCGCAACTGGTGGTCGGCGGCATCCCCATCCAAGTGCTCGACACAGCCGGGATTCGCGAAGCCAGCGATCAGGTCGAAAAAATGGGCATCGAGCGATCGCGATCGGCGGCGCAATCTGCTGACTTGGTGCTGTTCACTATCGATGCCCAACAGGGCTGGACTCCCGCTGATGAGCAGCTTTATCAACTCATTCGTGAGCGCCCCATTATTTTGGTCATCAACAAACAAGATTTACTCGAATCGGCAGCATCCCTCGGCTTGCCAGACCGGGAGTTGCCCCAGGTCTATACGGCAGCGGCGCTCAACCAGGGCATTACCGATCTCGAAACTGTGATCTTGCAGGTGGTGGAGGGCGATCGCCTGCAAGCCAGCAATGTTGACATCACCATCAATCAACGTCAGGCTGCCGCCCTGACCCGGGCTCGCGCGGCGCTAGAGCAAGTGCAAACCACGATCGCCGATCAACTCCCCCTCGACTTTTGGACAATCGACCTCCGCGCCGCCGTCCATGCCCTGGGCGAAGTGACAGGCGAAGAAATCACCGAATCCATGCTGGACGAAATTTTTAGCCGCTTTTGCATCGGCAAATAA